GTACAGGGGATGCGTAGGATCTGGGTTTGTTTGGCATTGGTGCTTTGCTGTTTTGGTTGGGCTTTCTTTGGGGTGTGTGGGACGGTGGAACTCCATCAACCCAAGGGGTGAAAACGGCAAACTGGGGCAAGCTGGTTCGGTTTGGGCCTTAAAACAGCCTTTCAGGATGCCTGTGCCCGCCCCTGCCGCTGGTCCCTCCAGAGCCCGGCAGCTCCTGCCGCACCGCagggcagccccgccgcgcaCCCTGGGCCCCCCGcaggccctgcagctgcagcggGCGCGGCTCACGCACATTCCCGGGGGCACGGTTTATTGCTGTGGCAATGACAGGAAAAGCGGGCCGGGGCTCAGCAATGCCCAaatcaaacacttttttttttttttttttttttaaacatcacaacaaagaaccccaaacaaaaaaataacttgcagaATAAGCGTTCCGTAAGCGCGGTTTCCTTTGCAGGCTCTCAGCTGCCCCTGAAAGCAAGAGCCGGtgccccggggccggccggcggccccggtgctcccGAGCGAGCGGCGATGCCCCATTCAGCCGTTAAGGGCCCTTAATGGCCCGGGCGCGGCGCACCCGCCCACCCCCGCGGGAAGCGGCCGTCGGGCTGCGCACCCTGCCCGGCGCCCCGCGCACTCGCCCCGCCGCCCTCAGCTcggcgcccccagccccgtgcgGCCACTGCCGCGGAGCGGCACGGGGCACCCGGCCATGGCGGAGCACCCGGGCACGGCGGCCCGCCGGCTGcgcctggggctggggctggggctggcctggctGCTGAGCCTGCCGGCGGCGAGCGGCCTGCCCCTGGTCCCCGCGCCGCGGGACGGGGGTCCTGGCGGCCGCCCTGCAGCGGCTGCGGGAGGTCTTCGACATCGAGGCGCTGCCGCCCGACGTGCTGCCCCGCAAGCGGCCGCCCCAGTTCATGGTGGATCTCTTCAACGCGGTGGCCGACGCCAACGGCATCAGCCGCGCCCCGGGGCTGCTGGAGGGCGACGTGGTGCGCAGCTTCGAGGACCGAGGTgggccgggggcgggccggggcggggggcccgACGCCGGGGCAGTTCCCCGCAGCGGCGGCACCTGCCGGGCCGGGGGTtccggggcgcggcggggccggcggccgccgcgggaACGCGGGTGACAGTGCGGGGCCCTGCGTGTGCCTGAGAGAGGCTCTTTTCCAGTCCCGCTGGGCGCGGACCTGCACCGCTTCCACTTCGACGTCGGCGCGGTGGAGAGGAGCGAGCGGGTGCTGCGGGCCGAGCTCCGCGTCTtcgggctgcggcggggccgcgcggcgggggccggcgtGAGGCACTTCTGCAAAGTAAGCGGGAACCGCCTGTCCAGCGCAGGCGCCTTCGCTGCTAACCGGGCTGCAAACGGGGAGGGCGACCACTTAGCACGTCAGCCTGcgttatttttacttttatttgtttgccGTACTCACTTTTCCTTCGCGTTCAGCGTGCCGAGCAGGCGCAAGCCTTGGCTGTGGCAGCGTGCTGGCCGCTGCGCGCTGTGCAGGGGGGCTCCCCTCCGAGGTACCGCCGTCGGACCTGGCTCAGGCCGGACCGTGCTTTTCTGGGATTTGAGatgttttaaagtttaaatCGAAATTTATCTGTTTGAGCGGCTCCAGAAAATAATAGTAGCCATCAGGGATTCATAGGAAAATAGGGCAGGTGAGGACTCTGATACTGAGTCTGTTCTTTTGGCAAAATGCAGGATGGGGCTTTTTGGAAACCTGAAGACAAAGATGTGGGGAAGCAGAAGTCTTTCATGGTAGCAGATATTcaatatagaaagaaaaagggatggtcaggatatttttctgtaatatcaAACAGTCTACTATCCTGCACATGTAGAAGTATGTGTACAGAACACACCTAGATGTATGGAGCAATACTTGGTTTTCTGTTAAACTGTCTCAAAACTACTTTTTGCCTGGTTTAGAATGACGGAACAGTTTTACAGCTATGATGTGGCAGAAGTGTGATAATTTTCATCCTCCTTATTTTGCTGGAAAAGTAGttggtttcatttctttactgttttgttttattgctctCATCAAGGTGGAACTGTATGAGCTTTTGGAGAATGGAAGTAAGCCACAAAAAAGACATCTCATTGCATCAAGATTGTTGTCCATGTACACAGAAGGCTGGGAAGTATTCAACGTCACGGAGACAGTAAGCAGAGAATTCTGTCTGAATTTTAATTCTACATCTCTTAAGATTACAGACAACTCGTAACTCCAGCATTGTATTTATGCTAGGTATTGCGGTCAATTcaaactgaaagacagaagcagagggagaagtTTCTAACACTTAAAAGTACACCTGGTGCTACCTGAAATAAAGGAGAAGTGTTTGTATGCCACTAGCAGCACAGGCATGAAGAGAATTGAGTAACCCAAACCTGGTCCATAGGAGGGACATCAGGCCAATTATGTCATTGTGATTAAAACTTGTTTAGGCTGCCAAAGGAGATGCCACTGATTGTGTGCTACAAGTaggttttcatttctcctttttattctgGTGGCATTACTACAGAGCGGTGTGCTTTAACGTTCTGTTTCTGGAATTTATCATGGTTccattgtttttcatttaaattctgctGTAGACTTCTTCAGTTTCAAGATTTGTTTTATAGATATCCTTAAACTGTAATAGTATGTGAGTGCCTTTCCACAGCAAAAAACCAAACGTGGTTTAAAGCAAACGGTTTCTTGGATTTAAATCTGTACTCTCGGACAGTGTTTTTTATTGCCTGAGCTTTATGATCAGACTAAACCAGCATGCTTTGATGAGTGGTTGAGTTGCATCTCAGGTCGTGATAGCCCTGCTTGAGAGTGGCCTAGCCTTATCTATTAGTCTGCAATTATAACTATTAGATAAACTTGCTCAGTTGCAGGGTTGGTTTCTTCAAATGCAATGTTTGTTAGATTTAAATGAGTTGTAATAGTGTGGAAAGACTGGAGAGTTCATATTACTCTGTTATTAAGAttgctatgaaaaataaattcctgaCTAAAGTCAgagaggatttattttaatgttaattttaactCCTGGACTCATCTGTTCACTctaaattttctgaaattaattattttcctgtaaatgtAGCTTTGGGGAATGCATAtggtattttgtatttttaaatgttgaattACTGGTTTAAATATTAAACTCAATTGAGTCTCAGCTATACAGTTACCTTATTTCTGTCATAATATATGTTCTTACGCTCTCCTAGCTTGTTGCCTGTTCCCTTTTCCTAATATAAACATTGCTTAATCATAATGCTGTAATAAGAATattgaaacaatattttttcatttccctgtcaTTACCAGGTTTCCAAGTGGGTTGGAAACAGCAGCTCCAACCATGGCTTTTTGATAACTACAACACATGTATTCAACAACAGAATTGAGCACAACGTGGTTAAGTTTGCTAAGAACCAGGGTGCTTTGCAGGCGACTAGAAATGCTTTCCTTGTCCTCTTCACCAACAGTAACAAACGGAGGTCTTCCAGCTTTGCGCCCTCTTCCACAAGTAAGGTCACgcgagagcagcagctgtgttgtAGAATATGAACTCCCTGTTCATCTTCTGTTATCTTCTGCCTCACGTATACCTAATCTCAGTATTTACTTGCAGTGTTGAACAGGTTTGAAGTTCAGCTTTGTCACTGATCAGAGTTTGATCTGATAGCTCATGCTAATAGGTCACCCAGCACCTTAAGTTGCCTTTCCCCTCAGAAAAACCGCGTTTGCAGGACATATTCGTAAAGCCTAAGGGGaatctggtttgttttgtttgtaaagGGGTGGAAGTTCTATtagggtgggggtggtgggggaattaattactatttatatttcttttttgtggtgGTGAAGTGTGCATGAAAATTGTAGGTTATTTTTAGGCTAAAAAAAACCAGTGACCTGGAAAACTTTGTGAAAATGCTGGTAAAGTAACTGTAAGTAGAGTTATTAAGTGCGGTTTTCAAGAGTAGAAGAGGTTGTTAAATAAGCAATTTAAGCCTCTCTGTCCTTGGCTTGGTTTTTAAGCACCTATTTAACTTCAGTGACTAATTAGCATTGTGACTAAAGGCTGCTTTCATCAAAGACAACGCCTCGTCCTTTAAATTACAAAACATAGTGCCTTACCTCTCCCACTGGTCTTCCAGTAAATCCAGCTGTAGTTGGATTTTAGAGCCTGATAAATCCAAAGAACAAAAGCTGGAGGAGGGGCAGAAATTATTCTCTTTTGTGGTTGCAGGTTTTTCTGGTAAATCATTGCATTTTCGTACTAGAAAGAAACTAGGTAGGACTTGCATCAGTATTAAGAAGTAGGTGATTAGattgattaaaaacaaaaataaggctggcctgtttgttttccaaataaaatttttatagTGAAATCCTGGATCCAATGAGAATCAAGCTCTATACGAGATACCGAGCAAGTAGATACCCATTTCTCATTGAAGAAGCTCCGTTGACCTGCTTGTTATTTGTGGTCAGTGGATCTGCACAGGTAGTTCTCCCACCAGCCTGTATATTAGTGGTTTGCAGCCTCTGTACATGGATCTTGTGGTCTCTGTGGACATTTATCAAGGCTTCTCAGAAGATACTTTAAGAAAGCAAACCTATTATCAGTAAGCTTCGTTCTCTAGCAGAGTTCCATAGAAGTGGTAGTAGTGTTTTCAGATccaaaattgaatttttttttttaaaatattactttacaAGAGCACACTCTGTTTTGCAAGTGTATGGGTAAGAAAAAGGCATTATTTCCAGCCTCTGTTAGCACTGCTCAGCGTGACAGCAGTTGAATACACACCCCTTCTGGTGCTGTCACAGTTtaagtgtaattttaaaatctcgTCTGAAGACTTTGATGTAGATTTGTGGAATAGACTTTCATACAGAATACTCTActtaggaaattaatttcttttgagaaaGATTAACATGCAACTTCCTTTCAGAACCAGAGATGAACCCTGACAAAAATGATGCTTCACACATGCCTCGTGAAACTCAGGTCATCGAAAGCAGCAGTGCAAGCATGAGCAGGAGACCTCGAGCTGCTGCACTCCCTTCTGCCGAAAGCCAGGTAACAGCATGTCATCGAAGGGAATTCTACGTTGACTTCCGTGCTATTGGCTGGTCAGGATGGATTATTTACCCAAATGGATACAATGCATTTTCTTGCAAAGGATCCTGTCTCTTCCCCTTGGGGGAAAGTCTAAATGCAACAAATCATGCTACAGTTCAGTCCATAGTCCACACACTTAAACTGTCTCAAGATATTAGCACGCCCTGCTGTGTGCCAGATGAATTGAAGTCCCTCAATCTTCTCTACTTTGATGACAAAGAGAATGTGGTccttaaaaattataaagacATGGTGGCAACAAGGTGTGGTTGTCATTAGCAGGACCTCTTTTGTCTGCATTTGGTGTGCACTTGGATTCAGTTCCCCATTTGCCACTGATAATACCAAGGGAGATGGCATTTCAGTTTAAAGGGCAGGAGAGCCAGAAACTCAGCTGTGCTTCAGATCTTCTTCCCCTCACCATGGCTCTGTGGAACCATGTTTAAGGCTGGCTGTCAAAGAGCCATGGGCTTCTCTAGGGTATGCTGACCTGTGTGGAGAGCTCTTTGAGTGCCAGTACACCAGAGGAAACCATTAAAAACAGGAACTTGCTATGTGGAAGAATTGAAACCCAGTAAGTTGACTGTTCAAATTAAGGTCTTGTTCTGTATATTAAGACTCAGAGTTTCCTATCATTTAACAGGCATGGTATCCTGCTTCCATCCAGGACCAGGTGCAGGTCTCTTAGTAACACAGCCTTATTCAGTTTTGATTGCATGATCCAGTGGGTATGTACACTCCTGCGTAGAGCTTTCAGGAGCCCAGGATTAGCCCAGAGCTAATGTCAGAGGCCTCTATTATCTGTAGCTCATGCATTACCCAGAAATGCACGTCTTCCCCCTGTTCTTTTGTAGCCTACCAAATGCAGAGACCTTGTAAGTCCCCGTGGGACTTGCTAGCCAGTCTGAGGGAACACATACATCAGTATTTGTCTGAGAATCAGCAAATCTGGCTTCCGATGCAGGGCCACACCTCTGTATGATAGAGTCAGCCAGTCCCCTTCTTTGTAAAATCATTCTCTTCCACCATGGTCTGCTGTGGCTGTTAGGCTGTGTGGCCGCAGAAATTGATTGCCTTTGTGTATTTATACAGTGGCTGTACAATGGGATCCCAAGCTTGGGTCAGAATCCCTGTCATTtagcaggaagaaagaagacCACTAAGCTTTGGAGGCTTGTGAGAACATACTGGATGCTGGCCTGGTCCTGTATCTGAGGCAAGTCTGATGGAAGGTGCTCACTGGTTCCCTTCCATTCTTCCTCAAAGTATAGGACATAGACTTGGAAGGGGGCCCCCTGAGGTCTTTCAGTCTTGCTACAATTTAATGCAGGGAACCAGCCCATTGCAGTTCCTCAGTCAACTCACAGAGTTGTAACTTAAACCTGGTTAGGTTTGTTGCCTCCGTTAATCCTTGAAGGAGGCTGACTTCTCACAGAACGTGATGCCTCCTGTGAGTAGAAACTTcatggagaatttttttactccaatgacattctttaaaaaaaaaaaaaaagatgaaattatgtaaattttctttctgtaaatactgatttctgtaataaatctattttatttaaaacccaaacacttggagtattttaacttaatttgtaatagaaaattataattttcaaataaatgtaatgTAACACtgttctgggtttttgttttgtttttgaacatcCTTCCTAGAATCATGAATCAAATACTTTTCCAGAAGAGAGGATGTGCCTATTGGCTTCAGAGGACACTGTATCCAGTCCTCTGACTCCATGTCAAGGAGTACAATGGATAAGCAGAATGGATGTGTCACCCTTCAGGGAGGGTCCAGTAATTATTCCTGAAGTGAAACTCACATTGAAGCTTCTTGTAACTCTCACTTGAGTTAGGCACAAAGACTAAAGCCCTTCAGGTTGGTCACACATTGTGCTGGTAACAAAGCCTAGCTCGTGGAGGTCCCAAACTGAACATACCTGAGATGGTTTCAGTTTTCTTGGTGCATTATTTTGATGCATGTTGTAAATCTTAGGATGCCTTCATTAAAATTTCACTAAGTTAGGAAGCCAGGACAAAAGAAATAACTGTTCACAGATACAATATATGCTGTGCCATATGTGTAGGGCATGTGCTTATCAGAACTGTAGCCTGGAATATGTGGAGTAGAGGAGCCTGAGCATGACAAggatttggaaagaaaggatGGCATCCGTGGGTCAGTGTGGACAGAAGGGGTTTCTGCcgttattttttttccctggaattGTATGGAGGGTAAGTATCAGCAGACCCGTGATACTCTGTTGTCAGAACAGCTCCAAAAGCAGGTCTTGCTGCTGAGAGCAGTGGTTAAGGTGAAGGACTTGGTGCCTAGTCCAGGCTGGAACAGGCAGTGAAGTGTTCAGAAAGCTCAATTTTGTTAGGGACAAAAGGCTTGATTCCCCCAAGCCAGGGAAACAGGCTGTGAAACAGCTCCTCAATTTCCATCCAGCAGACCATGTGTTGAGCTGGTGCTGTGGAGCTATACGGCACAGGCACAGGGTCTTCAGTACGACTGAATGTTTCAAACCTGCTGCATGTGCCTGgcatagcagaaaaaaagtatttgttcttCCCACAGAACAGCCCGTCATCGCCGTGCTGAGCACACTGCCTCGTCTTCAgaattcccaaacaaatgggCAAAATCTTCTATGTAAAACTTC
The Falco naumanni isolate bFalNau1 chromosome 9, bFalNau1.pat, whole genome shotgun sequence DNA segment above includes these coding regions:
- the LOC121093808 gene encoding bone morphogenetic protein 7-like, which encodes MGLCETISNVELLLTCRRRAACPWSPRRGTGVLAAALQRLREVFDIEALPPDVLPRKRPPQFMVDLFNAVADANGISRAPGLLEGDVVRSFEDRVPLGADLHRFHFDVGAVERSERVLRAELRVFGLRRGRAAGAGVRHFCKVELYELLENGSKPQKRHLIASRLLSMYTEGWEVFNVTETVSKWVGNSSSNHGFLITTTHVFNNRIEHNVVKFAKNQGALQATRNAFLVLFTNSNKRRSSSFAPSSTKPEMNPDKNDASHMPRETQVIESSSASMSRRPRAAALPSAESQVTACHRREFYVDFRAIGWSGWIIYPNGYNAFSCKGSCLFPLGESLNATNHATVQSIVHTLKLSQDISTPCCVPDELKSLNLLYFDDKENVVLKNYKDMVATRCGCH